The following coding sequences lie in one Bacteroidales bacterium genomic window:
- the tsaE gene encoding tRNA (adenosine(37)-N6)-threonylcarbamoyltransferase complex ATPase subunit type 1 TsaE encodes MLHQLDCNDAGEIPFVAKKILQAFPKQHFFIFRGNLGAGKTTLIKAMCSELGVADPTNSPSFAIVNEYLMHDGRKIYHFDLFRLEKPDDLYDIGYEEYFFSGNYCFVEWPEIAVNLLPEEYVEIVISINEKNNSRLISFRKKN; translated from the coding sequence ATGTTACATCAGTTGGATTGTAATGATGCCGGAGAAATTCCTTTCGTTGCAAAAAAAATACTACAAGCTTTCCCCAAACAACATTTTTTCATTTTCAGAGGCAATTTGGGGGCAGGGAAAACCACTCTTATCAAAGCCATGTGTTCGGAGCTGGGAGTTGCTGACCCGACCAACAGTCCCTCTTTTGCTATTGTTAATGAATATCTGATGCATGACGGGCGGAAAATATATCATTTTGACCTGTTCAGGTTAGAAAAACCCGATGATCTATATGATATTGGCTACGAAGAATATTTTTTCAGCGGGAACTATTGTTTTGTAGAGTGGCCTGAAATTGCCGTAAACCTTTTACCTGAAGAATACGTAGAAATTGTAATTTCTATCAATGAAAAGAATAACAGCAGATTAATTTCTTTTAGAAAAAAGAACTAA
- a CDS encoding alanine dehydrogenase: MSQKKDFTRFKNGESMMPQPEMLEVKKQRSQFKIGIPREIAYQETRVGLVPQAVAVLVSRGHEVLVENNAGKAANFQDSEYADAGAQIVDSPAEIYHSDIVIKVAPPLLQEIENFRQGMNIFSAINLPGQDAEYFKKLIGKKVTAVSYEYIKDKTNSFPVIRSLSEIVGNTSVFIAAEYLSDIDYGKGKSLGGAPGITPAEVIIIGAGTVGEYAARAALGMGALVKIFDNSVFKLRSIQNKLGTRLYTSIIQQKILAQALRTADVVIGALHSVNGKMPCVITEGMVKDMPAGSVIVDVSITNGGCSETSHATNHSHPVYKKFGVTHYCIPNIPSRVPHTASYALSNYFAPLLLQIADEGGIDNFLKTDAGTRFGTYIYKGILTNKYIGALFGIPYQDIDLLMFPIH; the protein is encoded by the coding sequence ATGAGCCAAAAAAAGGATTTTACGCGTTTTAAAAATGGGGAGAGCATGATGCCGCAGCCCGAAATGCTTGAGGTGAAAAAACAACGCTCACAGTTTAAAATCGGGATACCCAGAGAAATTGCCTATCAGGAAACCCGTGTGGGGCTGGTTCCTCAGGCTGTAGCGGTGCTGGTGAGCCGTGGGCATGAAGTACTGGTTGAAAATAATGCAGGCAAGGCAGCAAATTTTCAGGATAGCGAATATGCCGATGCCGGGGCCCAAATAGTTGACTCTCCGGCTGAGATTTACCATTCAGACATCGTGATAAAAGTTGCTCCGCCATTATTGCAGGAGATAGAAAACTTCAGGCAAGGGATGAATATTTTTTCCGCGATAAACCTTCCGGGGCAAGATGCAGAATATTTTAAAAAGCTGATTGGAAAGAAAGTTACAGCTGTTTCATACGAATACATTAAAGACAAAACCAATTCTTTCCCGGTGATACGTTCTTTGAGTGAGATTGTCGGGAACACATCAGTTTTTATTGCCGCCGAATACCTGAGCGATATTGATTATGGTAAAGGCAAAAGCCTGGGAGGCGCACCCGGAATAACTCCAGCCGAGGTGATTATCATCGGTGCAGGAACTGTAGGCGAGTATGCAGCAAGGGCCGCGCTGGGCATGGGTGCTTTGGTAAAAATCTTTGACAATTCTGTGTTCAAATTGCGCAGCATCCAGAACAAATTAGGTACACGGCTTTATACTTCAATTATCCAACAGAAAATCCTTGCACAGGCTTTACGTACAGCGGATGTTGTAATTGGAGCCTTACATTCTGTCAACGGCAAGATGCCCTGTGTAATTACAGAGGGCATGGTAAAAGACATGCCAGCCGGCTCTGTCATTGTTGATGTTAGTATTACAAACGGAGGCTGCAGTGAAACTTCACATGCTACAAATCATTCGCACCCCGTTTATAAGAAATTTGGCGTTACGCATTATTGCATCCCTAATATTCCTTCCCGCGTACCTCATACTGCCTCTTACGCCCTGAGCAATTATTTTGCCCCGCTACTGCTGCAGATTGCTGATGAAGGTGGTATTGATAATTTTTTAAAAACAGATGCAGGCACAAGGTTCGGGACATATATTTACAAAGGTATTCTTACAAATAAATATATCGGCGCCCTTTTTGGCATTCCTTATCAGGATATTGACCTTCTTATGTTTCCGATACATTAA